Proteins from a single region of Runella sp. SP2:
- a CDS encoding radical SAM protein translates to MRLVSHPVLCNYYVTYRCNAACSFCDIWERPSPYITLQEAKANLAALKRLGVKVVDFTGGEPLLHRQLDELLKECKRLGLLTTITTNCLLYPKYANRLRGLVDMLHFSLDSPERDEHDLSRGVKCFDKVMESIQIAKSLGERPDILFTVFESNIHQIEKVWQEICKPHGLVLILNPVFEYNKVGSQLSPAALQQLRQWGKKSNVYLNDAFIQLRLDGGNHTDSPICLAGSTTIVISPENKLVLPCYHLGLKEFAIENNLYELYLSDEVQKLVALEGRLPACEGCAINCYMQPSFAVTINKYWWKALPSTLKYNRIKGTWKQLF, encoded by the coding sequence ATGCGTCTTGTATCCCACCCTGTCTTGTGTAATTACTATGTGACGTATCGCTGTAACGCCGCTTGTAGTTTTTGTGACATTTGGGAGCGACCTTCACCATACATAACCCTCCAAGAAGCCAAAGCTAATCTTGCTGCCCTGAAACGATTAGGGGTGAAAGTCGTTGACTTCACAGGAGGAGAACCATTATTACATCGTCAGCTTGACGAGCTGCTAAAGGAATGTAAACGGCTGGGTCTGTTGACTACCATTACCACCAACTGCCTGTTATATCCTAAATATGCCAATCGCCTTCGGGGGTTGGTTGACATGCTCCATTTTTCTCTTGATTCTCCTGAGCGAGACGAACATGATTTATCCCGAGGGGTAAAATGTTTCGACAAAGTCATGGAGTCTATCCAAATCGCGAAGTCGTTGGGAGAGCGTCCAGACATACTTTTTACCGTTTTTGAGTCGAATATTCACCAGATAGAAAAGGTTTGGCAAGAAATATGCAAACCTCACGGCCTTGTACTTATCCTAAATCCCGTCTTTGAGTACAATAAAGTGGGCTCACAGCTGTCTCCAGCGGCATTACAGCAGCTTAGGCAGTGGGGAAAAAAAAGCAATGTTTATCTCAATGATGCCTTCATTCAGTTACGTCTTGATGGTGGAAACCACACAGATTCCCCCATTTGCCTTGCTGGTAGTACTACCATTGTCATTTCTCCTGAAAACAAACTCGTACTACCCTGTTATCATTTAGGGCTGAAAGAATTTGCGATTGAGAATAATTTATATGAGCTATATCTCTCTGACGAAGTTCAAAAGTTAGTCGCACTAGAAGGCCGTCTTCCTGCTTGCGAGGGTTGTGCCATCAATTGTTACATGCAACCGTCTTTTGCCGTGACTATCAATAAATATTGGTGGAAAGCTCTTCCGAGCACCCTCAAATACAACAGAATCAAAGGGACGTGGAAACAACTCTTTTGA
- a CDS encoding tetratricopeptide repeat protein, with translation MWILLVGLGLWLMTSVAYAQSDADLADAYFQKGECDKVVALYQKILRKDFNKIYLRRYVSCSIKLKDFEEAEKFFKRQQKSDARFGYLYTLYWGRMLEQTGQMPQAMQKYDESLAQVPSKDINAYKELSDEFREIDNTEAAIGALLKGRAAAGNESIFKMELASLYAQTGKTEQMIEELLSLGLAIQNKEVIQNYLQDFLKEEKDQAKFEKVLYEKIQRHPNETFYAEMLIWFFTQKKQFGKAFIQERALDRRLKYNGTKVFDLGNLALQNKDYNAAIQSFDYLIKEYPQGQLYPYARRMVIVAREEQVKNTFPIEKPSVRKLIDDYRKLLSELGQNNRTLEAMRSMANLYAFYMDDKDSAIVVLQDAVKIGRAESDFIDKCKLDLGDIYLLKNEPWESTLLYSQVEKSQKETPLGYEAKLRNARQFYYTGDFELSKALLDILKMATSREIANDAGSLSLLIQDNTGLDTSEDAMKEYASIDLLLYQNQPELALGRLDEMLKKYKDHTLADEILWLKAKTYAKMGDNVKAVENLQVIVDKYAMDILGDDALYMMADLYQNRLKDKDKSMELYQKLLEKYPASIYAADARKRFRQLRGDNL, from the coding sequence GTGTGGATACTACTCGTGGGGCTAGGCTTGTGGTTAATGACCAGTGTGGCTTATGCGCAAAGCGACGCTGACTTAGCGGATGCCTATTTTCAAAAAGGAGAGTGTGATAAAGTCGTTGCGCTTTATCAAAAAATATTACGCAAAGACTTCAACAAGATTTATCTGAGAAGGTATGTGAGCTGTTCAATTAAATTGAAGGATTTTGAAGAAGCGGAAAAGTTTTTCAAACGCCAGCAAAAATCAGACGCTCGGTTTGGCTATTTATATACGCTCTATTGGGGACGCATGCTCGAACAAACGGGACAAATGCCCCAAGCAATGCAGAAATACGATGAAAGCCTAGCACAAGTGCCTTCTAAGGACATCAATGCGTATAAAGAACTCTCTGATGAGTTTCGGGAAATAGACAACACAGAAGCGGCGATAGGGGCCTTACTGAAAGGACGTGCTGCGGCGGGCAACGAATCTATTTTCAAAATGGAGCTGGCGTCATTGTATGCCCAAACGGGAAAGACCGAACAAATGATTGAAGAATTGCTGAGTCTTGGTTTGGCCATTCAAAACAAAGAAGTGATTCAAAACTATTTGCAAGATTTTCTCAAAGAAGAAAAAGACCAAGCGAAATTTGAGAAAGTATTGTATGAAAAAATTCAGCGGCACCCAAATGAAACTTTCTATGCTGAGATGCTGATTTGGTTTTTTACCCAGAAAAAACAATTCGGAAAAGCATTCATCCAGGAAAGAGCACTTGATAGAAGGCTCAAATACAACGGAACAAAAGTTTTTGACTTAGGAAACTTGGCGCTGCAAAACAAAGATTACAACGCGGCCATTCAATCATTCGATTATCTGATCAAAGAATATCCGCAAGGGCAGTTGTATCCTTATGCACGCCGTATGGTGATTGTGGCCAGAGAAGAACAAGTGAAAAACACGTTTCCGATTGAAAAACCAAGCGTGCGTAAACTGATTGATGATTATCGAAAATTATTATCGGAGTTGGGACAAAACAACCGCACCTTAGAAGCGATGCGCAGCATGGCCAATTTATACGCGTTTTACATGGATGACAAAGATTCGGCCATTGTGGTGCTTCAAGATGCTGTTAAAATTGGACGTGCTGAAAGTGATTTTATCGACAAATGTAAATTAGACTTGGGAGATATTTATTTGTTGAAAAATGAGCCTTGGGAATCCACATTGCTGTACTCTCAAGTGGAAAAGTCACAAAAAGAAACCCCTCTTGGGTATGAGGCCAAACTTAGAAACGCACGACAATTTTATTATACGGGCGATTTTGAACTGTCGAAAGCCTTACTGGACATCCTGAAAATGGCCACATCCCGCGAGATTGCGAACGATGCAGGCTCGTTGAGTCTATTAATTCAAGATAATACGGGTTTAGATACCTCAGAAGACGCGATGAAGGAATATGCGTCGATTGACCTGCTTTTGTATCAGAATCAACCAGAGCTTGCGCTAGGGCGCTTAGACGAGATGTTGAAAAAATACAAAGACCATACACTGGCCGACGAAATTTTGTGGCTTAAAGCAAAAACCTACGCCAAAATGGGGGATAATGTAAAAGCAGTGGAAAACTTGCAGGTAATTGTGGATAAGTATGCAATGGACATTCTTGGCGATGATGCACTTTACATGATGGCCGATTTGTACCAAAATCGACTCAAGGACAAAGACAAATCAATGGAGTTGTATCAAAAATTGCTTGAAAAGTATCCAGCGAGTATTTACGCGGCTGATGCACGAAAACGATTTAGACAACTGCGGGGAGACAACCTTTAA
- the mnmG gene encoding tRNA uridine-5-carboxymethylaminomethyl(34) synthesis enzyme MnmG, whose product MFPEYDVIVVGAGHAGCEAAAAAANMGSHVLLITMNMHTIAQMSCNPAMGGVAKGQIVREIDALGGQSGIISDKTMIQFRMLNRSKGPAMWSPRCQSDRMRFAEEWRMTLEQTPNVDIWQDTAKEIIVKDNRAVGVKTSLGVEITAKAVVLTNGTFLNGLIHIGEKQFGGGRVGEKAATGITEQLIQLGFESGRMKTGTPPRIDGRSLDYTKMEEQPGDEIPSKFSYTDTPPLTHQRSCWITYTNEKVHGVLRTGFDKSPMFTGRIKGLGPRYCPSVEDKINRFADKDSHQIFVEPEGWSTVEMYINGFSTSLPEDIQYKAIRLIPGFENAKMFRPGYAIEYDYFPPTQLKLTLETHLIGNLFFAGQINGTTGYEEAACQGLIAGINAHQNAHELDAFILKRSEAYIGVLIDDLVNKGTEEPYRMFTSRAEYRTLLRQDNADIRLTALGHKIGLASEARLVRVQEKIANTEVILEELQKVKVTPNEVNPILAEIGTSPIREKQPLYQLLKRPDVEIEDIKKLSESFATFLNGFNEESAEQAMIKVKYESYIEKERLMVEKMNKLEDLEIIPNFDYDKVPALSFEGRQKLKTIRPHTLGQASRISGVSPSDVSVLLIHIGR is encoded by the coding sequence ATGTTTCCAGAATACGACGTGATTGTAGTAGGAGCGGGGCACGCAGGTTGTGAGGCAGCGGCGGCAGCGGCAAACATGGGCTCCCACGTTTTACTCATCACAATGAATATGCACACGATTGCTCAGATGTCGTGTAACCCAGCAATGGGCGGTGTAGCAAAAGGGCAAATTGTACGAGAAATTGATGCACTTGGAGGACAGTCAGGAATAATTAGCGATAAAACCATGATTCAATTCCGAATGTTGAATCGCTCAAAAGGGCCCGCAATGTGGTCGCCAAGATGCCAAAGTGACCGTATGCGTTTTGCGGAAGAATGGCGAATGACATTGGAACAAACCCCAAACGTGGACATCTGGCAAGACACAGCGAAAGAAATTATTGTAAAAGATAACAGAGCTGTTGGGGTAAAAACCTCACTCGGCGTGGAAATTACCGCGAAGGCTGTGGTGCTAACCAACGGTACATTCTTAAACGGATTAATCCATATTGGCGAAAAACAATTTGGAGGAGGTAGGGTAGGGGAGAAGGCTGCCACTGGAATCACCGAACAACTTATTCAATTGGGGTTTGAGTCAGGGCGAATGAAAACAGGTACGCCACCTCGCATAGACGGTCGTTCGCTAGACTATACAAAGATGGAAGAACAGCCAGGCGATGAAATCCCAAGCAAGTTTTCTTATACCGACACCCCACCCCTTACCCATCAAAGAAGTTGCTGGATTACCTATACCAATGAAAAAGTACATGGTGTTTTAAGAACTGGGTTCGACAAATCACCCATGTTTACGGGGCGGATTAAAGGGCTTGGACCGCGTTACTGTCCATCAGTAGAAGATAAAATCAATCGTTTTGCAGACAAAGACAGTCACCAAATTTTTGTAGAACCCGAAGGCTGGTCAACCGTAGAAATGTATATCAACGGTTTTTCGACATCACTTCCAGAGGATATTCAATACAAAGCCATTCGACTTATACCAGGTTTTGAAAATGCAAAAATGTTCCGACCAGGGTACGCCATTGAGTATGATTATTTCCCCCCAACTCAACTAAAACTCACCCTAGAAACTCACTTGATTGGTAATTTATTCTTTGCAGGTCAAATCAACGGAACGACAGGGTACGAAGAAGCAGCATGTCAAGGACTCATTGCAGGAATCAATGCGCACCAAAATGCGCACGAGTTAGATGCTTTTATTTTAAAAAGATCCGAAGCATACATTGGTGTATTGATTGATGACCTCGTTAACAAAGGGACGGAAGAACCGTACCGAATGTTTACCTCTAGGGCAGAGTACCGTACTTTACTCCGCCAAGACAATGCCGATATTCGACTCACGGCATTAGGGCATAAGATAGGGTTGGCCAGCGAAGCACGTTTAGTTCGTGTACAAGAAAAAATTGCCAATACCGAGGTAATTTTAGAAGAGCTTCAAAAAGTGAAAGTAACGCCCAATGAAGTAAATCCGATTTTGGCAGAGATAGGTACGTCTCCTATTCGAGAAAAACAGCCCCTGTATCAATTGCTAAAACGGCCTGATGTAGAAATCGAAGACATCAAAAAACTCAGTGAAAGCTTTGCCACATTTTTAAATGGCTTTAATGAAGAGTCGGCAGAACAGGCCATGATAAAAGTGAAATACGAAAGCTACATCGAAAAGGAAAGATTAATGGTCGAAAAAATGAACAAGTTGGAAGACCTCGAAATCATCCCCAATTTCGATTATGACAAAGTCCCTGCGCTTTCTTTTGAAGGCCGACAAAAACTTAAAACCATTAGACCGCACACTTTGGGGCAAGCCTCCAGAATCAGCGGAGTTAGTCCTTCAGATGTTTCGGTTTTATTAATCCACATAGGACGCTGA
- the ybeY gene encoding rRNA maturation RNase YbeY, whose translation MIQFFNEDVDFKIPNPRKTKTWLKDIIESEGFELNQLNYIFCSDEYLLSVNQQYLNHDFYTDIITFDNSEEIEGIVEGDIFISIDRVKENAEQLSKTFKEELLRVLAHGVLHLVGYDDHEDEDELVMRQKEDTYIATFPKS comes from the coding sequence ATGATTCAATTTTTCAACGAAGACGTGGATTTTAAAATTCCTAATCCGCGTAAAACAAAGACGTGGCTCAAAGACATCATTGAGTCCGAAGGGTTTGAACTGAACCAATTAAATTACATTTTTTGTTCTGACGAGTACTTACTTAGCGTAAACCAGCAATACCTTAATCATGATTTTTATACCGATATTATCACTTTTGATAATTCAGAAGAAATAGAAGGGATTGTTGAAGGAGATATTTTTATCAGTATCGACAGAGTAAAAGAAAATGCCGAACAATTATCAAAAACCTTCAAAGAAGAATTATTAAGGGTACTTGCTCACGGTGTTCTTCATTTAGTGGGATATGACGACCACGAAGATGAAGACGAATTAGTAATGAGACAAAAGGAAGATACATACATTGCCACCTTTCCGAAGTCTTAA
- a CDS encoding Ig-like domain-containing domain, translating to MSSFDIKQLVNTLRIYSLLTAAFYFLLLGCSQPISPTGGKRDTIPPKLIKSIPENKQTNYKGKTIELEFDEYIVAENLQQKLLVTPDPGEYEYKAKPTSVRLVFKKSLDSAKTYSFSFGDAIKDFSEKNPAKNLRLVFSTGIGIDSALVRGEVKDVQTNKPMIDVLVGLYPHSDTLNIEKMKPMYFTRSDSSGRFSIENIQSNLYRLVAFDDKNRSFTYNPKTERIAYLRDSLVIKDSTQFSGASLKLFLANTTPAKVKGTIPRTYYYSINYDKGFVDYKVKFDNPNDSIPYLQNGPSELKFFNTKSRKDTLVAKIMIRDSVGLTFEHVQKIKFREARNTGKNSESNREPFDMKASHQDNDPIEPRLFTLKLTFNKPLAEARLNQIQLVSDSLKTEQLLPSDYTWENNKTILTLTHQISARKLLKVILPKSTFFSVENDTIPERIYKLPIMEEEEYGMLEGEIKGAKQPFIIELLDEKFEVVKTSTKPSFQFSYLKPALYNIRVIVDENQNGKWDTGDFKTRKLAEPILFYPDVIKVKKNFVLSGIDIDLSTK from the coding sequence ATGAGTTCCTTCGACATAAAACAGTTAGTAAATACACTTCGAATTTACAGTCTGCTGACGGCTGCTTTTTACTTCTTACTACTAGGTTGCTCTCAACCCATTTCTCCAACGGGAGGAAAACGAGATACAATTCCGCCAAAGTTGATAAAGAGTATTCCTGAAAATAAGCAAACCAACTACAAAGGAAAAACCATTGAACTTGAATTTGACGAGTACATTGTAGCCGAAAACCTACAGCAAAAATTGTTGGTTACACCCGACCCAGGCGAGTATGAGTACAAAGCCAAACCAACGAGTGTTCGGCTTGTATTTAAAAAATCATTGGATTCAGCCAAGACATATTCGTTTTCGTTTGGGGATGCTATCAAAGATTTTAGCGAAAAAAATCCTGCTAAAAATTTACGACTCGTGTTTAGTACAGGGATTGGTATCGACTCTGCACTCGTTAGGGGAGAGGTGAAAGATGTACAGACCAACAAGCCCATGATTGATGTTTTGGTTGGCCTCTACCCACATTCGGATACACTCAATATCGAAAAAATGAAGCCAATGTATTTTACACGGTCTGATAGTTCGGGAAGGTTTAGTATCGAAAATATTCAGTCCAACCTTTATCGACTTGTAGCTTTCGATGACAAAAACCGTTCATTTACCTACAATCCGAAGACGGAGAGGATTGCATATTTAAGAGATAGCCTCGTCATTAAAGATTCTACGCAATTCTCAGGCGCTTCCCTCAAGCTGTTTTTAGCCAATACTACCCCTGCAAAAGTAAAGGGAACCATCCCACGAACTTATTATTATTCTATCAATTATGACAAAGGATTTGTGGATTATAAAGTAAAATTTGATAATCCAAACGACTCCATTCCCTACCTTCAGAACGGTCCAAGCGAGTTGAAATTCTTCAATACCAAAAGTAGGAAAGATACATTAGTGGCAAAAATTATGATTCGAGACTCCGTAGGACTCACTTTTGAACACGTTCAAAAAATCAAATTTCGAGAAGCTCGAAACACAGGAAAAAATAGCGAAAGCAATAGAGAACCGTTTGATATGAAAGCCAGTCACCAAGACAATGACCCAATCGAACCTCGATTATTTACTTTAAAACTCACCTTCAATAAACCCTTAGCAGAGGCTAGGTTGAACCAAATTCAGTTGGTAAGCGATAGCCTCAAAACCGAACAGCTACTTCCTAGCGATTATACATGGGAAAATAATAAAACAATCCTTACCCTTACCCACCAAATTTCAGCCCGTAAGTTATTGAAGGTAATCCTTCCCAAAAGCACTTTTTTTAGCGTAGAAAATGACACCATTCCAGAGCGGATATATAAACTTCCCATCATGGAAGAAGAAGAATATGGTATGTTAGAAGGCGAAATTAAGGGAGCTAAGCAACCATTTATTATAGAGTTATTGGACGAGAAATTTGAGGTCGTCAAAACATCCACAAAACCATCATTCCAATTCAGTTACTTAAAACCAGCCCTATATAATATTCGGGTCATTGTAGATGAAAACCAGAATGGGAAGTGGGATACGGGCGATTTTAAAACCCGAAAATTGGCCGAACCCATTCTTTTTTATCCTGATGTCATCAAAGTCAAGAAAAATTTTGTCTTGAGTGGTATAGATATAGACTTATCCACAAAATAA
- the accD gene encoding acetyl-CoA carboxylase, carboxyltransferase subunit beta — MSWFTRKERGIQTPTEMKREAPDGLWYQCPSCKHVMHTREHKVNAYTCVKCNYHEKIGSEAYFSVLFDNAEYTELDANMLSGDPLNFEDTKKYPDRIRDTVKKTGLKDAVRTAYGKMDELDIVVSCMDFNFIGGSMGSVVGEKIARGIDHALQNKMPFLMISRSGGARMMEAGYSLMQMAKTSAKLALLSEAKIPYISLLTDPTTGGVTASYAMLGDFNIAEPGALIGFAGPRVIRETIGKDLPKGFQSAEFVLEHGFLDFIVDRKDLKDKLASLLRMLQ, encoded by the coding sequence CGCGAAGCTCCTGATGGGCTTTGGTATCAGTGCCCTAGCTGCAAGCATGTTATGCACACTCGCGAACATAAAGTCAATGCTTATACGTGCGTAAAATGTAATTATCACGAAAAAATTGGTTCGGAAGCCTATTTCTCAGTTCTTTTTGACAATGCAGAATACACCGAACTCGATGCCAATATGCTCTCGGGAGATCCTCTGAATTTTGAAGATACAAAGAAGTATCCCGATCGTATCCGTGACACCGTAAAGAAAACAGGATTAAAAGATGCCGTGCGTACCGCTTATGGGAAAATGGATGAGCTCGACATTGTGGTAAGTTGCATGGATTTCAACTTTATTGGTGGTTCTATGGGCTCGGTAGTAGGAGAGAAGATAGCCAGAGGGATTGACCACGCATTGCAAAACAAAATGCCGTTTTTGATGATTTCTCGCTCTGGTGGCGCACGAATGATGGAAGCAGGCTATTCATTAATGCAAATGGCAAAAACTTCGGCCAAGCTTGCGCTCTTGTCGGAGGCAAAAATTCCTTATATATCTTTACTTACAGATCCCACTACTGGTGGTGTTACGGCATCCTATGCCATGTTAGGTGATTTTAATATTGCCGAACCTGGCGCACTTATTGGATTTGCGGGACCACGTGTTATTCGCGAAACCATTGGTAAAGATTTGCCCAAAGGTTTTCAAAGTGCAGAATTTGTCTTAGAACACGGCTTCCTAGATTTTATCGTCGATCGCAAAGATTTAAAAGATAAGCTTGCGAGTTTACTACGAATGCTTCAATAA